DNA sequence from the Pseudanabaena sp. BC1403 genome:
GATTCTGTAATGATTCGAGATTGGATCGTTGCTAATAAGCCGCCTAATGCAGCTAAGCGCTTGATCGTGCAACTTAATGCTTGTTGTAAATGGGGCATGAAATCAGGACTAATCACTGAAAACCCATTTTTAGATATGGCATCTGAGATCAAGTTGCCTAAAAATCAACGGGGTGAAGAGAATGACATTACACCCTTCACAAGAGAAGAGCGTGACCTGATTATTGAGGCTTTTGCAAAGCATCCTCACTATCGCTATTACACAGCCTATGTCCAGTTTTGCTTCTTTACAGGTTGCAGACCTAGTGAGGCGATCGGACTGCAATGGAAACATATTGATCTTGATAACAGTGTCGTTAAGTTTAGACAGTCTGTTGTTTTTGGTGAAGGCTATCAACCTACAGTAAAAGATGGATTAAAGACGCAAGAAAAACGCGATTTTCCAATTAACAATCAATTGCGAGAAATTTTGACTGCACACAAGTCTGAAGGGGCAAAACCTAATGACTTTGTTTTCTCTGCAAAAGAAGGCGGATTTATTCGGGTTAATAACTTTGCAAATGTGGCATGGCGCAAAGTTTTAGAAAGTTGTGGGATTGAGTATCGCAAACCATATCAAACCAGACACTCATTTATTACGCTGTGTCTTGATGCTCATATCGAAGTTAAAGATGTAGCTAAGTGGGTTGGTAACTCTCCAGAGATTACTTACCGTCACTATGCTGCTCATTTGCATAGCCTTGCTGTACCAGAGTTGTAAATTAAGCAAAACAAACAGTAATAACTGATTCACGGGTCTAGGTAATGACATCATCATCGGAATCACAAGTAATAAACGGAAGATACGGAAGATACTGTTATGCAACTTTTGAATTTATTGGACAGACTAGTATCAACACACGTTGTAATGCTCGTTTCCATTGGAAAGATGTAGGTTCAGAAGTAGGAACTGAATTAGAGCAGGTTGCTTACTTTATCTCTAATTTGCCAGATACTGACCTTCTAGAAGGTGGGCAAGATCTTCACTATGGAATTTTACAGGAATGGGTTTATTGCAAAGATAAATGCATTGAGATAGCTAGATGCTTTCTAGTTGAAAAAGGGGCGAATAGCGATCTATTACTGAACTTGCTAAAGGCTGATGAAATCGATCAATTCACATATGAGTTTAGATGGATAGAAACAGACTTGTATAAGAATCTCTGGATGATGATTACTACTCATAAAACAGTAATTGTAGAGAGCATGAAAAAAAATTGGAAATATCCATTTAGCTCCGAAATAGAACTATTTTGCCAAATTATACGAGAAGATCTGGAAGGAGAGTTTATTTGCTATCTTGAACCGTTTTATCAATATCACGCAAAAACTCTAGGTGAAATTGATAAGTTAAAGCGTAAACAGCATAGAGATGAGATCACGCCAGATGAGGAAGCAAAAATGTGGGAACTAATTGACAAGTCCAGATCTCCTGCTATTTGGTTCAATAGGTTAATAACGATAGCTGACAAGTTGGGCGATTTAGAATTGGAATCAATTAAACCTTATCTTGATAGACACTCAGACTATATAGATAAGATGAGCCTAATGCATATCAAAGCCGATCGCAGTCCAAAATTAAAATCACATAAAAGACAATCTCATTATGTGGAAAAAGGTATTTTTAAAGGAGGAGTCAAGCCAAGATGGAAGCCTTAACAATTCGTAACAGTTTGGACATCCTTTCCTAGAAAGGATCTTTGCTAAAGAATGAGTATCTGTAGTGGATGAAAAAAGTCTATGGATACTCAATTTTGTACAAAGAAGTCTTTGTGTAATGCAACAGGACTATCGAACTCGACATTCAAGAAATATCGCTTGCAGGGGGCTTGGATTGAGGGGATTCACTGGCAAAGGGTGAACTCTCGCTGTGTGCTGTATAACTTGTCCTTGATCTTGGACTGGTTGGCTAATCGTAGTCAGCCTGAGCATCATCAAAAAGCAATTGATTTCTATGTGCGATCGCTTCCTTCTAATCAAGGCAAGAGGAGGGCATAATGCTGACTCCAAAACATCAAGCAGATCTAGCAAGTTCGGGCTTGTCTTTAGATCAAATGAACATAGCAGGACATTTTTCTGCTGATAGAGATACTGCTCAAAAACTTGTGGGTTGTAATGTCGCTGGGCTAATTTTGAAATATTGCGATCTTTCTGGGAAGCCTTATTTAAAAAAAGATGGTCAGCAATTTTATCGGATTAAGCCTGATTGGGGCGATCGCAAAACTGATGATAGCCCTAAGTATCTAAGTCCAACGGGAGAAGGTTGCCGTCCCTATTTTTCAAGGCTATATCCTGATTGGGCAAAGGCAACTAAATCAACAAAGATAGATCTATGGGAAACTGAGGGAGAAAAGAAGGGGGATTGTGGATGTGCTAATGGGTTAGCGGTGATCGCTTTTGGTGGGGTTGATGGATGGGTAGATAGATGCGATCGCAATGGAACAGGAGAATTAAAAGAGT
Encoded proteins:
- a CDS encoding site-specific integrase — its product is MYTPKNRQSWGTVTVESFRERLRLRLPRQVFEGKQKYLALGLADTKINRKIAEAKAHEIESDIVLERFDYTLDKYRPTHLKPLTIKDSQTALNLGELWDKYMEFKKPIASPSTIGNQYAGFTRAIALLPSQNLKDSVMIRDWIVANKPPNAAKRLIVQLNACCKWGMKSGLITENPFLDMASEIKLPKNQRGEENDITPFTREERDLIIEAFAKHPHYRYYTAYVQFCFFTGCRPSEAIGLQWKHIDLDNSVVKFRQSVVFGEGYQPTVKDGLKTQEKRDFPINNQLREILTAHKSEGAKPNDFVFSAKEGGFIRVNNFANVAWRKVLESCGIEYRKPYQTRHSFITLCLDAHIEVKDVAKWVGNSPEITYRHYAAHLHSLAVPEL
- a CDS encoding AlpA family transcriptional regulator, which translates into the protein MDTQFCTKKSLCNATGLSNSTFKKYRLQGAWIEGIHWQRVNSRCVLYNLSLILDWLANRSQPEHHQKAIDFYVRSLPSNQGKRRA